Proteins encoded by one window of Sulfurimonas lithotrophica:
- a CDS encoding lysophospholipid acyltransferase family protein gives MKLLTKQQKRSLALLIIPFIGSLIIRFLYFTNKKKFHAPDTLTDESFIMACWHGELLMIPYAYLRYKEIPSVKLFISEHFDGELIAKTLGFFGFGTIRGSTTRGGAKALIQAIKEIKSGSDIGITPDGPKGPRHQVHDGIIAIAQKTKKKIVLVEIKPSKYWQLKSWDKFIVPKPFGELNYFISEPIDVSELEFEEARKLIKEGLLSHEH, from the coding sequence GTGAAATTGTTAACTAAGCAACAAAAAAGGTCACTTGCCCTTTTAATTATACCGTTTATCGGATCTTTAATAATAAGGTTTTTATATTTTACCAATAAAAAAAAGTTTCATGCACCTGATACTCTTACGGATGAGAGTTTTATTATGGCATGTTGGCACGGGGAGTTGTTGATGATTCCGTATGCTTATCTGCGTTATAAAGAAATACCGAGTGTCAAACTTTTTATATCTGAACATTTTGACGGTGAACTAATAGCAAAGACACTCGGTTTTTTTGGTTTTGGGACGATTCGAGGTTCTACAACACGCGGTGGTGCAAAAGCTTTAATCCAAGCTATAAAAGAGATAAAGAGCGGTTCCGACATAGGAATTACACCAGATGGTCCAAAAGGTCCTAGACATCAAGTACATGATGGTATAATAGCAATAGCACAAAAAACCAAGAAAAAAATAGTACTTGTTGAAATTAAACCGAGTAAGTATTGGCAATTAAAATCTTGGGATAAGTTTATAGTTCCAAAACCTTTTGGAGAGTTAAACTATTTTATATCTGAGCCGATAGATGTAAGCGAGTTAGAATTTGAAGAGGCAAGAAAACTTATAAAAGAAGGATTACTAAGTCATGAACACTAA